A single region of the Undibacterium piscinae genome encodes:
- a CDS encoding MATE family efflux transporter, whose translation MKTKIRTEAAALWQLAWPVLIGQLATVGMSVADVAMTGHLSAEDLAAVALGASLWTIVLVTVMGIMIAINAVVAHEVGAAKFERIPHIMRQSMWMAAGVGLIACLLLNLSTLVFDYLQLDPGVHAKAAQFVHVISIGMPAFAMYRALYGYTTSINQTKPVMVIALLGLGFNIVVNWLLIYGHWGFPQLGATGCAVATGLGLWLMLGAMLWWTHRAPVYQQTFPFTHKEAPHWPEIRSMLRIGLPIGVTYFAEVSAFCAVGLLVARFGIVPVSANQIALNFSSLVFMVPLSLGIALTTRVGQTLGEGDVIRARFVSLVGVGLSLGFAVLSAVFIAIFRYQIAAAYTSDAAVQEMAASLLLFAAIFQLSDATQVSASCAIRGYKVTRTPMLIHLMAFYGFALPIGCALGLGMLPEWMPWRPQQPMAADGFWIGLVFGLTVAALLLVAFLQRLSLRKISFAASSGKIAG comes from the coding sequence ATGAAAACCAAAATCCGCACCGAAGCCGCCGCATTGTGGCAACTCGCCTGGCCCGTCCTGATCGGCCAGCTCGCCACGGTCGGCATGTCAGTCGCCGACGTCGCCATGACCGGCCACTTAAGCGCCGAAGATCTGGCGGCAGTGGCGCTGGGCGCATCGCTATGGACTATCGTTTTGGTCACGGTGATGGGCATCATGATCGCGATTAACGCGGTGGTCGCGCACGAAGTCGGTGCCGCCAAGTTTGAACGGATTCCGCACATCATGCGGCAATCGATGTGGATGGCGGCCGGGGTCGGCCTGATCGCCTGTCTGCTACTCAATCTATCCACCTTAGTATTTGACTACCTGCAGCTTGATCCCGGCGTACATGCCAAGGCTGCGCAATTCGTGCATGTGATCAGCATAGGGATGCCAGCCTTTGCCATGTACCGCGCGCTGTACGGCTACACCACCAGCATCAACCAGACCAAACCGGTGATGGTGATCGCCCTGCTCGGTCTTGGTTTTAATATTGTGGTCAATTGGCTGCTGATCTATGGTCACTGGGGTTTCCCGCAATTGGGCGCGACCGGTTGCGCGGTGGCCACCGGACTGGGCCTATGGCTGATGCTAGGCGCCATGCTATGGTGGACACACCGGGCACCCGTGTATCAGCAAACCTTCCCGTTTACCCACAAGGAAGCGCCGCACTGGCCGGAGATCCGCTCGATGCTGCGCATAGGTTTGCCGATAGGCGTAACCTATTTTGCCGAAGTCTCGGCATTTTGCGCGGTCGGCTTGCTGGTGGCGCGCTTTGGCATCGTGCCGGTATCAGCCAATCAGATCGCGCTCAATTTCTCGTCCCTGGTATTCATGGTGCCGCTTAGCCTGGGCATTGCGCTGACCACGCGGGTCGGCCAAACTCTGGGCGAAGGCGATGTGATCAGAGCGCGCTTTGTTTCACTAGTCGGGGTCGGACTGTCGCTCGGCTTTGCGGTGCTCTCTGCCGTCTTTATCGCAATTTTCCGCTATCAGATTGCCGCCGCCTACACCTCGGATGCCGCAGTACAGGAAATGGCCGCCAGCTTATTGCTGTTTGCCGCCATCTTCCAATTGTCCGATGCCACCCAGGTATCGGCTTCATGCGCGATCCGCGGCTACAAGGTAACCCGCACGCCTATGCTGATCCACCTGATGGCGTTTTATGGTTTTGCCTTACCGATAGGCTGTGCGCTGGGCTTGGGCATGTTGCCGGAATGGATGCCATGGCGACCGCAACAACCTATGGCAGCCGATGGTTTCTGGATAGGTCTGGTGTTCGGTCTGACCGTGGCGGCACTGCTGCTAGTCGCTTTTTTACAGAGGCTTTCATTAAGAAAGATCAGCTTTGCGGCCAGTTCCGGTAAAATAGCGGGTTAA
- the pth gene encoding aminoacyl-tRNA hydrolase, whose amino-acid sequence MSIRLIVGLGNPGPEYEQTRHNAGFWLVDQLASSGLQRDKNFNALVAKTKIASEDVWLLQPQTFMNRSGQSVGALCRFYKLTPDQVLVVHDELDLDPGIAKLKKGGSSGGHNGLKDITAALGTQDYWRLRIGIGHPRTLNLQQGVADFVLHRPRKEEQPLIDEAIARSVQIVPLMVEGNTNEAMLRLHTNK is encoded by the coding sequence ATGTCCATCCGCCTCATCGTCGGCCTAGGCAACCCTGGCCCTGAATACGAACAAACCCGTCACAACGCTGGCTTCTGGCTGGTTGACCAACTCGCCAGCAGCGGTTTGCAACGCGATAAAAATTTCAATGCGCTAGTCGCCAAAACCAAGATCGCCTCAGAAGATGTCTGGTTGCTGCAACCGCAGACTTTCATGAACCGCTCCGGCCAGTCGGTAGGTGCGCTATGCCGCTTTTACAAGCTCACGCCCGATCAGGTGCTGGTGGTGCATGATGAACTCGATCTCGACCCGGGCATCGCCAAGCTCAAGAAAGGCGGCTCTTCGGGTGGTCATAACGGACTCAAGGACATTACGGCGGCACTCGGCACCCAGGATTACTGGCGGCTGCGGATAGGCATAGGCCATCCGCGCACCCTGAATTTACAGCAAGGCGTAGCCGACTTCGTACTGCACCGGCCGCGTAAGGAAGAACAGCCGCTTATCGATGAAGCCATCGCCCGCAGCGTACAGATCGTCCCGCTGATGGTAGAGGGGAATACCAACGAAGCCATGCTACGCCTGCATACCAATAAATAA
- a CDS encoding transposase, protein MARLPRLVVPDQLHHIIQKGNDGKVIFADPEDFVIFIRWLKEASKQFQVAIHAYVLMPDHLHLLLTPKDDTGLGKMMQWIGRHYVPYFNSKYHRSGTLWQGRYKATILEAAKYFLPCSLYIESNPVRASLVADAVDYPYSSYLHHIGLTNDPLITDHPGYWGLGNTPFQREAAYKEMMERGLSSAEVAALTDATLKAWLLGSEQFKLEMSKLTSRRVAPAKRGRPSKQTKPD, encoded by the coding sequence ATGGCAAGACTTCCGCGCTTGGTCGTTCCGGACCAGCTACATCACATCATCCAAAAGGGCAACGATGGCAAGGTCATCTTTGCTGATCCTGAAGATTTTGTGATCTTTATCCGTTGGCTCAAAGAGGCATCGAAGCAATTTCAAGTCGCAATACATGCCTATGTATTAATGCCGGATCATCTGCATTTGTTACTCACGCCCAAGGACGATACCGGCTTGGGTAAGATGATGCAATGGATAGGGCGTCACTATGTCCCTTATTTTAATTCTAAATATCATCGCTCAGGCACTCTTTGGCAGGGAAGATATAAGGCCACTATCCTTGAGGCTGCCAAGTATTTTCTACCTTGTAGCCTGTATATCGAAAGCAACCCGGTGCGAGCAAGCCTGGTGGCCGATGCGGTGGATTACCCTTACTCAAGCTACTTGCATCATATCGGTCTGACTAATGATCCTTTGATTACCGATCATCCTGGTTATTGGGGTTTGGGAAATACGCCATTTCAGCGTGAGGCCGCTTATAAAGAGATGATGGAGCGTGGGTTATCTTCGGCTGAAGTTGCAGCATTGACAGATGCAACGCTCAAGGCTTGGTTGCTGGGGTCTGAACAATTTAAATTGGAAATGTCTAAGCTTACCTCCCGCAGAGTGGCGCCAGCGAAGCGTGGTCGTCCATCTAAGCAAACGAAGCCTGATTAG
- the uvrA gene encoding excinuclease ABC subunit UvrA gives MTQTRSNTLKATKTSTKPDEIDFGVHDLPVQKKDEIRIRGARTHNLKNINLDLPRNKLVVITGLSGSGKSSLAFDTLYAEGQRRYVESLSAYARQFLQLMEKPDVDLIEGLSPAISIEQKATSHNPRSTVGTVTEIHDYLRLLYARVGTPYCPDHPENPLAAQSISQMVDTVLAMPEDTKLMILAPVVSNRKGEHLDLFEQMQAQGFVRFRIQSGTHDARIYEVDDLPKLKKTEKHTIDVVIDRVKVKEEIKQRLAESFETSLRIANGRALIVDMDSAHEQLFSNKFACPTCGYSLQELEPRLFSFNNPMGACPECDGLGHIEFFDPKRIVAFPNLSLASGAVKGWDRRNQFYFQMLSNLAAFYEFDIDTPFEQLSEDAQKVILYGSGKQSIPFTYINEKGRTVIKEHTFEGVIVNLQRRYRETDSMAVKEELAKFINEKQCPSCHGARLRIEARYVKVGTGAQERPIYEISALPLRQTLSFFEQLKLVGAKRDIADRIIKEITSRLTFLNNVGLDYLSLDRSADTLSGGEAQRIRLASQIGSGLTGVMYVLDEPSIGLHQRDNDRLIETLRHLRDIGNSVLVVEHDEDAIRCADFVVDMGIGAGVHGGEVIAQGTLEDIMKSERSLTAKYLSGELGIAVPEKRAAFNPEKQFVISGASGNNLKQVTMKLPVGLLTCVTGVSGSGKSTLVNDTLYLAASRHLYGSQTEPAAFESISGLEHFDKVIAVDQAPIGRTPRSNPATYTGLFTPIRDLFSTVPVAKERGYSAGRFSFNVKGGRCEACQGDGVIKVEMHFLPDVYVPCDTCHGKRYNRETLEVQYKGKNINEVLGMTVEDAYEFFKPVPLIARKLHTLLDVGLGYIRLGQSATTLSGGEAQRVKLSLELSKRDTGRTLYILDEPTTGLHFHDIDLLLKVIHRLRDQGNTVVIIEHNLDVIKTADWIVDMGPEGGAGGGYVIASGTPEQVAANADSVTGKYLAPLLKKKK, from the coding sequence ATGACACAAACTCGAAGCAACACACTAAAAGCAACTAAAACGTCGACCAAGCCGGACGAAATTGATTTCGGCGTGCACGATTTGCCTGTCCAAAAGAAGGATGAGATCCGCATTCGTGGTGCGCGCACGCATAATCTAAAGAACATCAATCTTGATTTGCCGCGCAACAAGCTAGTGGTGATTACCGGCTTATCCGGCTCAGGCAAGTCTTCGCTGGCATTCGATACTTTGTATGCCGAAGGCCAGCGCCGCTATGTCGAGTCGCTATCGGCCTACGCGCGCCAATTCCTGCAATTGATGGAAAAGCCCGACGTCGACCTGATCGAAGGCCTGTCGCCTGCCATCTCTATCGAGCAAAAAGCCACCTCGCACAACCCGCGCTCTACCGTCGGCACCGTCACCGAGATTCACGATTACCTGCGCTTGCTGTATGCGCGCGTCGGCACGCCGTATTGCCCCGACCATCCGGAAAACCCACTGGCGGCGCAGTCGATCTCGCAAATGGTCGATACCGTACTGGCCATGCCGGAAGACACCAAGCTGATGATACTGGCGCCGGTGGTGAGCAATCGCAAGGGTGAGCATCTGGACTTATTTGAACAGATGCAGGCTCAGGGCTTCGTGCGTTTTCGCATACAGAGCGGCACCCATGACGCCAGGATTTATGAAGTTGACGATTTACCTAAACTGAAAAAAACCGAGAAACACACGATAGACGTGGTGATCGATCGCGTGAAGGTCAAGGAAGAGATCAAGCAGCGTCTGGCGGAATCCTTCGAGACTTCGCTGCGCATCGCCAACGGCCGCGCCCTGATCGTCGATATGGATAGCGCTCATGAGCAGCTATTCTCGAATAAATTCGCTTGTCCGACTTGCGGCTATAGCCTGCAAGAACTGGAGCCGCGCCTGTTCTCGTTCAACAACCCTATGGGTGCCTGCCCGGAATGCGACGGCCTTGGTCACATCGAGTTTTTTGATCCGAAACGCATCGTCGCCTTCCCGAATCTGTCACTGGCCAGCGGCGCCGTCAAAGGCTGGGATAGACGCAATCAATTCTATTTCCAGATGCTGTCGAATCTGGCTGCCTTCTACGAATTCGATATCGACACGCCGTTTGAGCAGCTCAGCGAAGATGCGCAAAAAGTGATCTTGTATGGTTCCGGCAAGCAAAGTATCCCTTTCACTTACATCAATGAAAAAGGTCGCACCGTCATCAAGGAGCACACGTTTGAAGGCGTGATCGTGAATCTGCAAAGACGTTACCGCGAAACCGATTCTATGGCGGTGAAAGAAGAGCTGGCCAAGTTCATCAACGAAAAGCAATGTCCGTCCTGCCACGGTGCGCGTCTGCGCATAGAAGCGCGCTACGTGAAAGTCGGTACCGGCGCTCAGGAAAGGCCGATTTATGAAATCAGTGCCCTGCCTTTACGCCAGACCCTGAGCTTCTTTGAACAATTAAAATTAGTCGGTGCCAAGCGCGACATCGCTGACCGCATCATCAAGGAAATCACTTCACGCCTGACTTTCCTCAACAACGTCGGTCTCGATTATCTGTCGCTAGACCGCAGCGCTGACACGCTCTCGGGCGGCGAGGCGCAACGGATACGACTGGCTTCGCAAATCGGTTCCGGTTTAACTGGCGTGATGTACGTGCTCGATGAACCATCTATCGGCCTGCACCAGCGCGACAACGATAGATTGATAGAAACCCTGCGTCACTTGCGCGACATCGGCAATAGCGTGCTGGTGGTCGAGCATGATGAAGACGCGATACGCTGCGCCGATTTCGTGGTCGACATGGGCATCGGTGCCGGTGTGCATGGCGGCGAAGTGATCGCCCAGGGTACGCTGGAAGACATCATGAAAAGCGAACGATCGCTGACCGCCAAATACCTGTCGGGCGAATTGGGTATTGCGGTGCCGGAAAAACGTGCCGCCTTCAATCCGGAGAAACAATTTGTGATCAGCGGCGCCAGCGGCAACAACCTGAAACAAGTCACCATGAAATTGCCGGTGGGCTTACTCACTTGCGTGACGGGCGTCTCCGGTTCGGGTAAATCCACGCTGGTGAATGACACCCTGTATCTGGCGGCCTCACGCCACCTGTACGGTTCACAAACCGAACCGGCGGCATTCGAAAGCATTAGCGGCCTAGAGCATTTTGATAAAGTCATTGCGGTCGATCAGGCTCCGATAGGGCGCACGCCGCGCTCCAATCCTGCCACGTACACCGGCCTGTTTACGCCGATCCGCGACCTGTTCTCTACCGTGCCGGTGGCGAAAGAGCGCGGCTACAGCGCCGGCCGTTTCTCGTTCAACGTCAAGGGCGGCCGCTGCGAAGCCTGTCAGGGCGATGGCGTGATCAAGGTCGAAATGCACTTTTTGCCGGACGTATATGTGCCATGCGATACCTGCCACGGCAAGCGCTACAACCGCGAAACCCTGGAAGTGCAGTACAAGGGCAAGAACATCAATGAAGTGCTGGGCATGACGGTCGAAGACGCTTACGAATTCTTCAAGCCGGTACCTTTGATCGCCCGCAAACTGCACACGCTGCTCGATGTCGGGCTAGGCTATATCCGCCTCGGCCAAAGCGCTACCACGCTGTCAGGCGGTGAAGCGCAGCGCGTCAAGCTGTCGCTGGAACTGTCGAAACGTGACACCGGCCGCACCCTGTACATCCTCGATGAACCGACCACCGGTCTGCATTTCCATGATATCGATCTGTTGCTAAAAGTCATACACAGACTGCGCGATCAGGGCAATACTGTGGTCATCATCGAACACAATCTGGACGTCATCAAGACCGCCGACTGGATCGTCGACATGGGACCGGAAGGCGGTGCAGGCGGTGGTTACGTGATCGCCAGCGGCACCCCGGAACAAGTGGCGGCCAATGCGGACAGCGTAACCGGCAAGTATCTGGCGCCTTTGCTGAAAAAGAAAAAATAG
- a CDS encoding patatin-like phospholipase family protein produces the protein MSSPLHIHAGKTAMAHLRQHGLQAQDVAVIPAAAGGPKGLILQGLDQYLFGEWLPGAPRQRSLLGASIGSWRMAAACHTDPVAAFQRLADLYCGQRYPAKPSPARVTQEILGLLHGFVGGHEQEILTHPTQRLHVLAVRGRGRLQAPQSELSTKLGFASAALANLGARKHLARHMTRVVIGDSRDTLAWMPNHFDAFQTDFAALSTENLLPSLLASGTLPLIMEPVRQIAGTPSGTYWDGGMIDYHLDFPYAQMQDTHGAGAGAGLVLYPHFADHIIPGWLDKSLPWRRAGKGAHASWLDNLIMLSPSASFIRTLPRAKLPDRTDFFHYGIDHEARIRNWKLAISASARLAEAFAAFVAKPDMATVKPLNF, from the coding sequence ATGAGCTCGCCATTACACATCCACGCTGGAAAAACCGCCATGGCGCATTTGCGCCAACACGGCTTGCAAGCCCAAGACGTGGCCGTGATACCGGCGGCGGCGGGCGGCCCCAAGGGTTTGATCTTGCAAGGACTGGATCAATACTTGTTTGGCGAGTGGCTGCCTGGCGCGCCGCGCCAACGTAGCCTGCTCGGTGCATCGATAGGTTCGTGGCGCATGGCGGCCGCTTGCCATACTGACCCGGTGGCGGCATTTCAGCGGCTGGCAGATTTGTATTGCGGGCAGCGCTATCCGGCCAAGCCGAGTCCGGCGCGCGTGACGCAAGAAATTCTCGGCTTACTGCACGGATTCGTCGGTGGTCACGAACAGGAAATTCTCACGCATCCGACGCAGCGCCTGCATGTGCTGGCGGTACGCGGACGTGGCCGCTTGCAAGCGCCACAAAGCGAACTGAGCACCAAGCTGGGCTTTGCCAGCGCCGCGCTGGCCAACCTGGGCGCACGCAAGCATCTGGCGCGCCATATGACACGCGTGGTGATCGGTGACAGCCGCGATACGCTGGCCTGGATGCCGAATCATTTCGATGCCTTCCAGACCGATTTTGCGGCGCTCAGCACTGAAAATTTACTGCCGTCTTTACTGGCCTCAGGCACCCTGCCCCTGATCATGGAGCCGGTACGCCAGATCGCCGGCACCCCATCCGGCACTTACTGGGATGGCGGCATGATCGACTACCACCTCGATTTTCCTTACGCACAAATGCAAGACACTCACGGTGCCGGAGCCGGTGCCGGTCTGGTGCTATATCCGCACTTTGCCGATCACATCATCCCCGGCTGGCTGGACAAGAGCCTGCCATGGCGGCGTGCCGGCAAGGGCGCGCACGCCAGTTGGCTAGACAACCTGATTATGCTATCGCCATCGGCTAGTTTCATACGCACGCTACCGCGCGCCAAGCTACCGGATCGCACCGATTTTTTTCACTACGGCATAGACCACGAGGCACGCATACGCAACTGGAAACTGGCGATCAGCGCCAGCGCCAGACTGGCCGAAGCCTTCGCAGCCTTTGTAGCAAAACCTGACATGGCAACCGTCAAACCGCTGAATTTTTAG